Proteins from a single region of Oncorhynchus nerka isolate Pitt River linkage group LG18, Oner_Uvic_2.0, whole genome shotgun sequence:
- the LOC135561967 gene encoding LOW QUALITY PROTEIN: NACHT, LRR and PYD domains-containing protein 12-like (The sequence of the model RefSeq protein was modified relative to this genomic sequence to represent the inferred CDS: deleted 2 bases in 1 codon), with product MKSDQPPAFSQESLPDDNKEVESLDSEDVLKITHNLLDRRSETLLTVQQDIKAKLKHKYQHISEGIGHHGNQSLFKDIYTELYITEGGSGGLNNEHEVRQIEMASKKQTTQETPIKCNDIFKPLPGQDKPIRTVLTKGIAGIGKTVSVQKVILDWAEGKANQDVHFMFPLPFRDLNLKKDQYSLMQLLSHYFSELKEIDSIEDGETKTVFIFDGLDECRLPLDFKNNEKCSEVTKPTSVNVLLTNLIKGNLLPSALLWITSRPAAANQIPPECVDQVTEVRGFNDPQKKEYFRKKIKDQNLANEIIKHMKTSRSLHIMCHMPVFCWISATVLEMMLKEAEKDEVPKTLTQMYSHFILIQIIAKNKKYNKATETNAKELSQSDKEMILKLAKLAFQQLQKGNLIFYEEDLRECGLDVTEASEYSALCTEIFKEESGLYQDKVYSFVHLSIQEFLAAVHALESCLNKKENVFSPLDDEEKKSIRLSDLHRRAVDQALKSENGHLDLFLRFLLGLSLESNQNLLRGLLTQTGRTTQTNAVERTARYLSNKIKKESSPERIINLFHCLNELGANSLVEDMQTSLRSGTISETILEPDQCSALAYLLLMSEEVLEEFDLKTYNTSEKGYQRLLPVVKTCKRALLDHCELTYESCETLASALQTPNSPLRELDLSYNDLGDRGVELLCVGLTSPLRNIQTLVLADCYLTYKSCETLASALQTPNSPLRELALSYNDLGDRGVELLCVGLTSPLRNIQTLDLGQCGLTEGCCSDLASVLSSPNSQLKQLELRDNDLQDSGVTLLSAGLEDPDCKLHTLGLSGCLVTEEGCAALSSALRSNPSHLKELDLSYNHPGDSAGGLLSAALVDPTYKLMKLNVDHGGECRLKSGLRKYACHLTLDPNTANPNLRLSEGNRKVTRLLKEQHYEDYPDRLDHPQVLCREGLSGGRYYWEVERDGGGAYIGVAYKGMERKGGQSDRRIGHNRKSSCLFCSDGCHNIYHHGIIRSSRPIKNFPVSKRVGVYLDWSAGTLSFYSVSSSGTLTHLYTEHTTFTEPLYPGFGFEVSSSVTLCQIDDQHIQRDHGGESWTKPGPEDTRDHGVECCIKPGPEDTRDHGGESCIKPGPEKCECYLI from the exons ATGAAGAGTGATCAGCCACCTGCTTTCAGCCAGGAATCATTACCAGATGACAATAAGGAAGTGGAGAGTTTGGACAGTGAGGATGTATTAAAGATCACACACAACCTTCTGGACAGAAGAA GTGAAACTCTACTGACAGTCCAACAAGACATTAAggctaaactgaaacacaagtatCAACACATATCTGAAGGAATTGGACACCATGGAAACCAAAGTCTGTTCAAGGacatctacacagagctctacatcacagagggtggaagtGGAGGgctcaataatgaacatgaggttAGACAGATAGAGATGGCATCCAAGAAACAAACCACACAAGAGACACCAATCAAATGCAACGACATCTTCAAGCCTTTACctggacaagacaaacctatcagaactgtgctgacaaaaggaatcgctggcattggaaaaacagtctctgtgcagaaggtCATCCTTGATTGGGCAGAGGGAAAAGCAAATCAGGACGTTCATTTCATGTTTCCTCTTCCTTTCCGTGATCTGAACCTGAAAAAGGACCAATACAGTCTGATGCAACTTCTTTCCCACTACTTCTCAGAGCTGAAAGAGATTGACAGCATTGAAGATGGTGAAACCAAAACTGTTTTCAtttttgatggtctggatgagtgtcGACTTCCTCTAGACTTCAAAAACAATGAGAAGTGCTCTGAAGTCACGAAGCCAACCTCAGTGAACGTGCTGCTGACAAACCTCATCAAGGGGAATTTGCTTCCCTCTGCTCTACTCTGGATAACTTcacgacctgcagcagccaatcaGATCCCTCCTGAGTGCGTTGACCAGGTGACtgaggtacgagggttcaatgatcCACAGAAGaaggagtacttcaggaagaaAATCAAAGATCAGAATCTGGCCAATGAAATCATCAAACACATgaagacatcaaggagcctccacatcatgtgccacatgcCAGTGTTCTGTTGGATATCAGCCACTGTCCTTGAGATGATGCTGAAAGAGGCAGAGAAGGATGAAGTCCCCAAAACTCTGACCCAGATGTACTCACACTTCATACTCATCCAAATCATTGCGAAGAACAAGAAGTACAACAAAGCCACAGAGACAAACGCAAAGGAACTGTCTCAGTCAGACAAAGAGATGATCCTGAAACTGGCTAAACTTGCTTTCCAACAGCTGCAGAAGGGCAACCTGATCTTCTATGAGGAGGACCTGAGAGAGTGTGGCCTTGATGTCACAGAGGCATCAGAGTACTCAGCATTGTGTACAGAGATCTTTAAAGAGGAATCTGGGCTGTACCAAGACAAGGTCTACAGCTTTGtgcatctgagcattcaggagtttctagCAGCAGTGCATGCTTTAGAATCATGTCTGAACAAGAAGGAAAATGTTTTCTCCCCACTA GATGATGAAGAGAAAAAGTCAATCAGGTTGTCTGACTTACACAGGAGAGCAGTGGACCAGGCCTTGAAGAGTGAGAATGGACACCTGGACCtgttcctccgcttccttctgggtctctcactggagtccaatcagaatcTGTTACGAGGCCTTCTGACACAGACAGGAAGGACAACACAGACCAATGCAGTTGAGAGAACAGCCAGGTACCTTTCAAACAAGATCAAGAAGGAATCCTCACCCGAAAGGATCATCAActtgttccactgtctgaatgaacttgGTGCCAACTCTCTAGTTGAAGACATGCAGACCTCCCTGCGATCAGGAACTATTTCAGAAACAATACTAGAACCTGACCAATGTTCAGCCCTGGCCTACCTGTTACTGATGTCAGAGGAGGTGCTGGAGGAGTTTGACCTGAAGACATACAACACATCAGAGAAAGGTTATCAGAGGTTGCTGCCTGTAGTGAAAACCTGCAAGAGAGCACT actggATCACTGTGAACTCACATATGAATCCTGTGAGACTCTGGCCTCAGCTCTGCAGACACCAAACTCCCCCCTGAGAGAACTGGACCTCAGCTACAATGACCTGGGAGACAGAGGAGTGGAGCTGCTCTGTGTTGGACTAACCAGTCCACTCCGCAACATACAGACACTAGT actggCTGACTGTTACCTCACATATAAATCCTGTGAGACTCTGGCCTCAGCTCTGCAGACACCAAACTCCCCCCTGAGAGAACTGGCCCTCAGCTACAATGATCTGGGAGACAGAGGAGTGGAGCTGCTCTGTGTTGGACTAACCAGTCCACTCCGCAACATACAGACACTAGA TCTAGGTCAGTGTGGTCTGACAGAGGGTTGCTGTTCAGATCTGGCCTCAGTCCTGAGTTCACCCAACTCACAACTGAAACAACTGGAGCTGAGAGACAATGACCTGCAGGACTCAGGAGTTACACTGctgtctgctggactggaggatccagacTGTAAACTACACACACTGGG gctgtctggctgtctggtcaCAGAGGAGGGCTGTGCTGCTCTGtcttcagctctgaggtcaaacccctcccacctgaaagagctggacctgagctacaatcacccaggagactctgCAGGGGGACTGCTTTCAGCTGCTCTGGTGGATCCCACATATAAACTGATGAAGCTGAA TGTGGATCATGGTGGAGAGTGCAGGCTGAAatcagggctgaggaaat ATGCCTGTCATCTCACCCTGGACCCAAATACAGCAAACCCAAACCTGAGACTGTCTGAGGGGAACAGGAAGGTGACACGGCTGTTGAAGGAGCAGCATTATGAAGACTATCCAGACAGATTGGATCATCCCCAAGTTCTCTGCAGAGAAGGCTTATCTGGAGGTCGTTATtactgggaggtggagagggatggTGGCGGGGCTTACATTGGTGTGGCGTACAaaggaatggagaggaagggagggcagAGTGACCGTAGGATTGGACACAATAGGAAGTCCTCGTGTTTATTCTGCTCTGATGGTTGTCATAACATTTACCATCATGGAATCATCAGATCCAGTCGACCGATCAAGAATTTTCCTGTTTCTAAGAGAGttggagtgtatctggactggtcAGCTGGTACTTTGTCCTTCTATAGTGTGTCCTCCTCTGGTACACTGACACACCTTTACACAGAACACACCACATTCACTGAACCCCTTTATCCTGGGTTTGGGTTTGAGGTTTCCTCCTCTGTGACCCTGTGTCAGATAGATGACCAACACATTCAGAG agaccatggtggagagagttggaccaagcctggacctgaggacaccagagaccatggtgtAGAGTGTTGTatcaagcctggacctgaggacaccagagaccatggaggagagagTTGTATCAAGCCTGGACCTGAGAAATGTGAGTGTTATTTGATTTAA